In Gossypium arboreum isolate Shixiya-1 chromosome 5, ASM2569848v2, whole genome shotgun sequence, a single genomic region encodes these proteins:
- the LOC108450422 gene encoding 60S ribosomal protein L35-like, protein MARIKVHELRQKSKTELLAQLKDLKAELALLRVAKVTGGAPNKLSKIKVVRLSIAQVLTVISQKQKAALREAYKKKKFLPLDLRPKKTRAIRRRLTKHQASVKTEREKKKEMYFPMRKYAIKV, encoded by the exons ATGG CGAGAATCAAGGTCCATGAGTTGAGACAGAAATCAAAAACTGAGCTTTTGGCTCAGTTGAAAGATCTCAAAGCTGAGCTCGCTCTTCTTCGTGTTGCCAAAGTTACCGGTGGTGCACCTAACAAGCTTTCCAAGAT AAAGGTGGTGAGGTTGTCAATTGCTCAGGTGTTGACAGTGATCTCACAGAAGCAGAAGGCTGCACTGAGGGAGGCATATAAGAAGAAGAAGTTCTTGCCCCTTGATCTCCGTCCAAAGAAGACCAGAGCCATCAGGAGAAGGCTTACCAAGCATCAG GCATCGGTGAAGACAGAACGTGAAAAGAAGAAGGAAATGTACTTCCCCATGAGGAAGTATGCCATTAAGGTGTAG